tataaattatatgtatgatcttagaactgtcgtaatctctgattaacctttgctttacgacgcgaggtaaagtttaggctaattagggtaTTACATTGATCCACAAGGATTGGGatttgaaacaagctatggttatcttgcaggtcttagttaGGCAAAGTCAAAAAGTTGTTAGTTGGATTGATGCAAGGGCAATCAGTAATAGGAGTATGGTTAAAAATTGGAgtttctttgtctttctgaattagcTCTGGTATTACtctcttctttgcttgtgagtgatttcttctatggcaggttgTATCTGATCAATGTCATAGGCCGTGGTCATCAATCTCtcctattttcaaatcaaaCGCCATTGGccgtggtcatccaatctgaacgagggtgaagctctagcaatTCATTCTCTTGgcaatcctactcaaaacgccacagataaggtcgaatcttccggatcagagaatgctgcttttttgggttctagcctctaccacagagaccctaatctccccgaaAATTGGTTGAATTGGTGTCTCAataagtccccaacgaagtcatcGATTAGCTGTCTAaaagatgtataatcaagcttgcGATTTGCGCTTTCCAGTCACGTATTCACATAAACCCAAGTAGACACGGGTGGTTGTCTAGCATGCTGTCATAGTATGATGAACAGAGCTGATTGTcactgatcatcctattcaccatgttgaagaacgaatatacatcttagaattaaattaaacacGGATCAAAGAAGAaatattaatacttttattaattcataggactcaacaGGGCTcttcccctcaacctaggaggtttagaaactcatactgaaagaaaatacaatgtaaaactCGAATATGGTGTAAAGTTCTATCTAAAGGTCTTTTTATAACATAAATttaatcccttaaatactaaacaaatgactagtaagggtaaaatagtctttttagtcctaaaatccacttttggggcacttagtgagtgtttgggctgagctttgatgagatccacgtgctaggaGGTCTCTAGGGTGTTGAACACTAGTTAGGGGGTCCTCTCTAGGCATTTGGACGCTGGTCTCTGCTTTGTAGTCGCTGGACACCTAGAAGGGGGAAggaaagtatagactattacacattgctgaaaagctctggaagtcagctttccatagccattcAAAACGcttcatttggacttctgtaactccagaaaaattCTTCTGAGttcaaggaggtcagatccggacagcatctgcagtgctttctctgtctctaaatcagacttttgctctaactcttcaatttcaaccagaaattaCCTGGAATTGTACAAAAGCAAAAAAACTcatcatagtagaatccaaaaatgtaaatttaacactaaaacctataaaaacttaataaaaaataaataaaacatactaaaaactatatgaaaataatgccaaaaagcgtataaaatatccgctcatcaaccaccACCTCCCTTACTTCACCATCACCACCTCCCTTACTCCCATCAAATACTAATAATCAAATTCAAGAATACTAATAATAACACATTATCGatattcagaaacaaaaaatcaaattgaacaataaaatcaacacacaacaataataaaaccaGAAAATAATAAACCAAAATCAGAAGCAAgatagaaacaaagaaaaagcaaaagcgaaagaagaagaagaagcagatacAGATGCAGAAGCAGAATCAGAAGcagatgcagaagaagaagcaaatgCAGAAGAATCAGCTGTAGATGCAGAGGCAGAATCGAAAGCAGATGCAGAAGAAGGAGCAGACGGAGAAGCCAAAGCAGAACCACCAGCGCTTCCCCGACGGTAGCTCGTGGGCGAATCAGCAGCGACGGCTTTGCGGCCTGGTCTCCCTCCAAGTCCCGATGACGACGTGACGGTTGCAGCAGGCCCAAGCCGCGCCGACGCATCTCCTTTCACTCTTCTCTTCTCCCCTGTCGCAGctcttctctcctttcttctttcttttggcCCGCCTTTCCCTTTTCCTTTCTCCCCTCCCCCTcgcattttttgtttttttatttaataattttttcttttattagaaTAGGggtaatttagtaataaaattaaaaatcttattaaaaaggacgattttaatacgaaataaaatgttaaggatgattctaaataaaaaattacgttgGGGACGGTTTCGATTTTGACCTTAAACATTAGGGACTAAAATAATACTTATCCCttgaataaattatataagaTGGTTTTTAAAGAAGATTACTATCCCAGAGATAAAACAGCACACATAGTTCTTGAAGAACTTGCCTAGAGAGATAATTGAGGCTGATAGAAGAATTAGTGAAGAAAGTgtgaaggaagaagaggagtGACCAAGCCAGAGTGTTGAAGAAATCATGCGTATAGTCAAAAAGGTAAGAAAACCATATCCAGAATTAAAATTGGATTCTAAAGATGCTAAAGTTAAAGAGGAACTTAATGTTAGTGGAGACTCTAT
The genomic region above belongs to Arachis duranensis cultivar V14167 chromosome 3, aradu.V14167.gnm2.J7QH, whole genome shotgun sequence and contains:
- the LOC127745450 gene encoding uncharacterized protein LOC127745450, with protein sequence MRGGGEKGKGKGGPKERRKERRAATGEKRRVKGDASARLGPAATVTSSSGLGGRPGRKAVAADSPTSYRRGSAGGSALASPSAPSSASAFDSASASTADSSAFASSSASASDSASASVSASSSSFAFAFSLFLSCF